In Pseudomonas sp. ADAK18, a single window of DNA contains:
- a CDS encoding PA3611 family quorum-sensing-regulated virulence factor, with translation MLRFMLRYAAPSIALALVLPVGAQAASLLELQLNKKLQSVAAESNKDLPRELDEKTLEVAYTVEGSQLIDHLSVQTDRAEQMRANPKAVYFQLGQSVCLNKGYRELMAKGAVMRYEITENKTNRPVASVKFQEADCPAPAAAKKKK, from the coding sequence ATGCTGCGTTTCATGCTGCGTTATGCCGCCCCCTCCATCGCCCTCGCGTTGGTTTTGCCCGTGGGCGCCCAAGCGGCTTCCTTGCTGGAACTTCAACTGAACAAGAAGCTGCAGAGCGTTGCGGCGGAAAGCAACAAAGATCTGCCAAGGGAGCTGGATGAAAAGACCCTGGAAGTGGCCTACACCGTGGAAGGTTCGCAACTGATTGATCATCTCAGCGTCCAGACCGACCGTGCCGAACAAATGCGCGCCAACCCGAAGGCTGTGTATTTCCAACTGGGCCAGAGCGTTTGCCTGAACAAGGGTTATCGCGAACTGATGGCCAAGGGTGCGGTGATGCGCTACGAAATCACCGAGAACAAGACCAATCGTCCTGTAGCCTCGGTCAAGTTTCAGGAAGCTGATTGCCCGGCACCGGCTGCAGCGAAGAAGAAAAAGTAA
- a CDS encoding diacylglycerol kinase, with translation MSPFKGQTGIKRILNAGGYSLDGLRAAFTGEAAFRQLVLLNVILIPLSFFLNVSRVERALLIAVCLLALIVELLNSAVEAAIDRISLDRHPLSKNAKDMGSAAQFVALTMITLVWAVILI, from the coding sequence ATGTCGCCTTTCAAAGGTCAAACCGGTATCAAACGTATTCTGAACGCAGGCGGTTATTCCCTGGATGGCCTGCGCGCGGCTTTCACTGGCGAGGCGGCGTTTCGCCAGTTGGTGTTGCTCAACGTCATCCTGATTCCGCTGAGTTTTTTCCTGAATGTCAGCCGGGTCGAACGGGCGTTGTTGATCGCGGTCTGTCTGCTGGCGTTGATCGTCGAACTGCTCAATTCGGCGGTAGAAGCGGCTATTGACCGGATTTCCCTGGATCGTCACCCCTTGTCGAAGAACGCCAAGGACATGGGCAGCGCCGCGCAGTTCGTGGCGTTGACCATGATTACCCTGGTGTGGGCCGTGATCCTGATCTAA
- a CDS encoding LysR family transcriptional regulator has protein sequence MRFTLRQLQVFVAVAQQESVSRAAGLLALSQSAASTSITELERQSSCQLFDRAGKRLSLNALGRQLLPQAVALLDQAKEIEDLLNGKSGFGSLAVGATLTIGNYLATLLIGSFMQQHPESQVKLHVQNTAHIVHQVAHYEIDLGLIEGDCSHPDIEVQTWVEDELVVFCAPQHHLAQRGQATMEELTHEAWILREQGSGTRLTFDQAMRHHRSALNIRLELEHTEAIKRAVESGLGIGCISRLALRDAFRRGSLVPVETPDLDLARQFYFIWHKQKYQTSAMREFLELCRSFTAGVQRSDEIVLPNIA, from the coding sequence ATGCGATTTACTCTACGTCAACTGCAAGTCTTCGTCGCCGTCGCCCAGCAGGAAAGCGTCTCGCGCGCTGCTGGCCTTCTGGCCTTATCTCAATCCGCCGCCAGCACCTCAATTACTGAGCTGGAGCGTCAATCCAGCTGCCAATTGTTCGACCGTGCCGGTAAACGCCTGAGCCTTAATGCCCTCGGCCGCCAGCTGCTGCCCCAGGCCGTTGCACTGCTGGACCAGGCCAAGGAGATCGAGGACCTGCTCAACGGCAAGTCGGGCTTCGGCTCCCTGGCAGTCGGCGCCACCCTGACCATCGGTAATTACCTGGCCACGCTGCTGATCGGCAGCTTCATGCAGCAGCACCCGGAGAGCCAGGTGAAGCTGCATGTGCAAAACACCGCGCATATCGTGCATCAGGTGGCGCACTACGAAATTGATCTGGGTCTAATCGAAGGCGACTGCAGCCACCCGGACATCGAGGTGCAAACCTGGGTGGAAGACGAACTGGTGGTGTTCTGCGCGCCCCAGCATCACTTAGCCCAGCGCGGCCAAGCCACCATGGAGGAGCTGACTCATGAAGCCTGGATCCTGCGGGAGCAAGGCTCCGGCACGCGCTTGACCTTCGACCAGGCCATGCGGCATCACCGCAGTGCGTTGAATATCCGCCTGGAGCTGGAACACACCGAGGCCATCAAGCGCGCGGTGGAGTCGGGACTGGGGATTGGCTGCATCTCACGGTTGGCCCTGCGCGATGCCTTCCGGCGCGGCAGCCTGGTACCGGTAGAAACCCCGGACCTGGACCTGGCCCGGCAGTTCTATTTCATCTGGCACAAACAGAAATACCAGACCTCGGCCATGCGTGAGTTTCTGGAGCTCTGCCGGTCTTTTACCGCAGGGGTGCAGCGCAGCGACGAGATCGTGCTGCCCAACATTGCCTGA
- a CDS encoding phage tail assembly protein, with product MAWMPPLHVLLSPITADTGATIEQIQLKPLFYAPQKEALARAGDDEDDQFFELAKLATGLSVKELDQLKRPDYVSIAQYVHDMSTRPASYFLEELGEAANESSESLTTEQVQLLLPLDAAGRSLTSVTLEMPALRATKVMKKLTTAKERAEFITSHCTGLMIPDLASLTVPDWTELQERIDDFLNKPAAFFRSATSK from the coding sequence ATGGCCTGGATGCCCCCGCTGCACGTCCTGCTGTCCCCGATCACCGCCGACACCGGCGCCACGATCGAGCAGATTCAGCTCAAACCGCTGTTCTACGCCCCACAAAAAGAAGCCCTGGCCCGCGCCGGTGACGACGAGGACGATCAGTTCTTCGAGCTGGCCAAACTGGCCACCGGCTTGTCGGTAAAAGAGCTCGACCAACTCAAACGCCCGGACTACGTCAGCATCGCCCAATACGTGCATGACATGTCGACCCGCCCGGCATCGTACTTCCTGGAAGAGCTCGGCGAAGCGGCTAACGAATCCTCCGAGTCGCTGACCACCGAACAGGTGCAACTGCTGTTGCCACTGGACGCCGCTGGCCGCTCGCTGACGTCGGTCACCCTGGAAATGCCGGCCCTGCGCGCCACCAAGGTGATGAAAAAACTCACCACGGCCAAGGAGCGTGCCGAGTTCATCACCTCTCACTGCACCGGCTTGATGATCCCCGACCTGGCCAGCCTGACCGTGCCCGACTGGACCGAACTGCAGGAGCGCATCGACGATTTTTTAAACAAACCGGCGGCCTTCTTTCGGAGCGCGACATCGAAGTAA
- a CDS encoding tRNA-uridine aminocarboxypropyltransferase, translated as MSHAVSRLRTQRLARAIKPFVARGSRAERCPGCRVIPEYCLCAWRPKVQAKSAMCLLMHDVEPMKPSNTGWLIADVIDDTTAFPWSRTEVEPELLTLLADPQWQPYIVFPGEFVAPERVVNKVKLAPGKRPLFILLDGTWSEARKMFRKSPYLEHLPVLSLEPEQLSRYKLRRSKRDDHFCTAEVAALCLELAGDQPASEVLDAYLDVFSTHYLAAKFQLALDPQDVVHTRLTPYL; from the coding sequence ATGAGCCACGCCGTCTCCCGTTTGCGCACCCAGCGCCTGGCCCGGGCCATCAAGCCTTTTGTCGCCCGTGGTTCTCGCGCCGAGCGCTGTCCAGGCTGCCGGGTCATCCCCGAGTATTGCCTGTGTGCCTGGCGGCCGAAGGTCCAGGCCAAATCGGCCATGTGCCTGTTGATGCATGACGTGGAACCCATGAAACCCAGTAACACCGGCTGGCTGATTGCGGATGTGATCGACGACACGACGGCGTTCCCTTGGTCGCGAACCGAGGTAGAGCCTGAACTGCTGACGCTGTTGGCAGACCCGCAGTGGCAGCCTTATATCGTGTTTCCCGGTGAGTTCGTGGCCCCTGAACGGGTGGTCAACAAGGTCAAGCTGGCCCCTGGCAAGCGTCCGCTGTTCATCCTGCTGGACGGAACCTGGAGCGAGGCACGCAAGATGTTTCGCAAGAGCCCGTACCTTGAGCACTTACCGGTACTGAGCCTGGAACCTGAGCAGCTATCGCGCTACAAGCTGCGGCGCTCCAAGCGTGATGATCACTTCTGTACCGCAGAAGTCGCTGCCCTGTGCCTTGAGCTGGCGGGAGATCAGCCGGCCAGCGAGGTGCTGGACGCTTATCTGGACGTCTTCAGTACTCACTATCTGGCTGCCAAGTTTCAGTTGGCGCTGGATCCGCAGGACGTTGTTCATACACGCCTGACACCTTATCTATAG
- the recX gene encoding recombination regulator RecX, giving the protein MTVVLDTLVAVRRTAMDLLARREHGRVELTRKLRQRGAPPEMIETALDRLTEEGLLSEARYLESFVSYRARSGYGPARIREELSQRGLQRADIELALRESGISWQTQLEDTWRRKFAGHLPIDARERAKQGRFLSYRGFSMEMISRLLSGRDMDD; this is encoded by the coding sequence ATGACAGTTGTACTGGACACACTCGTCGCCGTAAGGCGCACTGCAATGGACCTGCTCGCTCGACGCGAGCACGGTCGAGTTGAGTTGACGCGTAAACTGCGTCAGCGCGGTGCTCCTCCTGAAATGATCGAAACAGCCCTCGACCGTCTAACGGAAGAGGGGCTGCTTTCGGAAGCCCGTTACCTCGAAAGCTTTGTGTCCTACCGGGCTCGTTCCGGCTATGGTCCGGCGCGGATTCGCGAGGAGCTGAGCCAGCGCGGCCTGCAACGTGCTGATATCGAACTCGCGTTACGTGAGAGCGGCATCAGTTGGCAGACGCAGTTGGAAGACACTTGGCGTCGAAAGTTTGCCGGTCATCTGCCCATCGATGCTCGGGAGCGGGCGAAACAAGGTCGCTTCCTGAGTTATCGCGGATTCTCGATGGAAATGATCAGCCGCTTGTTAAGCGGTCGGGACATGGATGATTGA
- the erdR gene encoding response regulator transcription factor ErdR, producing MATYEILIADDHPLFRSALHQAVTLGLGPEVRLVEVASIAELETRLTEKSDWDLVLLDLNMPGAYGFSGLVLLRGQYPQIPVVMVSAQEEASVVVRSKEFGASGFIPKSSSMEEIQKAVRMVLDGDVSWPPQAFEEINVSDEAKAARDGLASLTPQQFRVLTMVCEGLLNKQIAYELSVSEATIKAHVTAIFRKLGVRTRTQAALLLQQLESISQQ from the coding sequence ATGGCCACATACGAAATCCTGATTGCCGACGACCATCCACTATTTCGCAGCGCACTCCATCAGGCCGTTACCCTGGGCCTGGGGCCGGAGGTACGTTTGGTCGAAGTCGCCAGTATTGCCGAGCTGGAAACCCGCCTCACCGAAAAATCCGACTGGGACCTGGTGTTGCTGGATCTGAACATGCCTGGCGCCTATGGTTTTTCGGGGCTAGTGCTGCTGCGCGGGCAATACCCGCAGATTCCCGTGGTGATGGTTTCGGCCCAGGAAGAAGCATCGGTGGTGGTGCGCTCCAAGGAGTTCGGGGCCAGCGGTTTTATTCCCAAATCCAGTTCCATGGAAGAGATTCAAAAAGCTGTGCGCATGGTGCTGGACGGCGATGTCTCCTGGCCGCCACAAGCGTTCGAAGAGATCAACGTCTCCGATGAAGCCAAGGCCGCACGTGATGGCCTGGCCAGCCTGACGCCCCAGCAGTTCCGGGTGCTGACCATGGTTTGCGAAGGGTTGTTGAACAAGCAGATTGCCTACGAGCTGAGCGTGTCCGAAGCGACCATCAAGGCTCATGTAACGGCGATTTTCCGCAAGCTTGGGGTGCGTACACGAACCCAGGCGGCGCTGCTCTTGCAACAACTTGAGTCAATTTCACAACAGTAA
- a CDS encoding contractile injection system protein, VgrG/Pvc8 family, which translates to MSMGYTPAIEIYGANAALLNQRLMQWKHTDAAGIESDRLELMINIEGLDGLPSLGGRVGLRVGYLESGLVEKGEFIITQRTPHLFPMRLAIVASAAPFSVADQSGFRQRRSASYGPTTLGALFRQLTTRHGFSPRVAPDLDAIPVTHIDQSNETDMGFITRLAARYDAVTKPVNELYVLAKRGQVKSLTDQPLPDVRLSVTHDNRPGDEAFISAKLDDTARAKYQGCRVNWWDAGGGKQRKVEIGNPPFKILRQRCQNEDEARAVAQGELRRVGREGLKLTIDCPGNPQLSAEGLLLLDETWPLYMQGRWSITTVIHTIDPTQSYRSSIMASGLAP; encoded by the coding sequence ATGTCGATGGGATATACCCCGGCCATTGAGATTTACGGCGCCAATGCGGCGCTGCTCAATCAACGGTTGATGCAGTGGAAACACACCGACGCCGCCGGTATCGAGTCCGACCGGCTGGAGCTGATGATCAACATCGAGGGCCTCGACGGCTTGCCCAGCCTCGGCGGAAGAGTCGGCTTGCGGGTCGGTTACCTGGAGTCGGGGCTGGTAGAAAAAGGTGAGTTCATCATCACCCAGCGAACCCCGCATCTGTTCCCCATGCGCCTGGCCATCGTGGCCTCGGCGGCGCCGTTCAGTGTGGCCGATCAAAGCGGCTTCAGGCAGCGCCGATCCGCCAGCTACGGGCCGACGACCTTGGGTGCACTGTTTCGGCAACTGACCACCCGCCACGGTTTTTCTCCCCGAGTGGCGCCGGACCTGGACGCGATACCGGTCACCCATATCGACCAGTCCAACGAAACCGACATGGGCTTTATCACCCGGCTCGCCGCCCGCTACGACGCGGTGACCAAGCCGGTTAACGAGTTGTATGTGCTGGCCAAGCGTGGGCAGGTCAAGTCGCTCACCGACCAGCCACTGCCCGATGTTCGACTGTCGGTAACTCACGACAATCGCCCCGGCGACGAGGCCTTTATCAGCGCCAAGCTCGACGACACCGCCCGGGCCAAATACCAGGGTTGCCGTGTCAATTGGTGGGATGCCGGCGGCGGTAAGCAGCGCAAGGTCGAGATCGGTAATCCACCGTTCAAGATCCTGCGCCAGCGTTGCCAGAACGAAGACGAAGCCCGTGCGGTGGCGCAAGGTGAATTGCGCCGAGTTGGGCGCGAAGGGCTGAAGCTGACCATCGATTGTCCGGGCAACCCGCAACTGTCCGCTGAAGGCCTGTTGCTGCTGGATGAAACCTGGCCCCTGTACATGCAGGGCCGCTGGTCGATCACCACCGTGATTCACACCATTGACCCGACGCAAAGTTACCGCAGTTCGATCATGGCGAGCGGGCTGGCGCCCTGA
- a CDS encoding tail protein X, with protein MRRVRSIAGDSVNLLLYRELGRCDDAAEEILWRLNPGLAEYGPVLPAGVWVIVPEVDARPAAVRAISAWD; from the coding sequence ATGCGTAGGGTACGAAGTATTGCAGGTGATTCGGTCAACCTGTTGCTCTACCGTGAGCTTGGTCGTTGTGATGACGCCGCCGAAGAAATCCTCTGGCGTTTGAATCCCGGGCTTGCCGAATATGGCCCGGTGTTACCGGCCGGTGTCTGGGTGATCGTGCCCGAAGTGGACGCTCGGCCTGCTGCCGTGCGGGCTATTTCGGCCTGGGATTAA
- a CDS encoding phage major tail tube protein: MFTNRVRQAIAATLQGLPLSATVEEFTPPKIEFDMEPMTGGRFIGEEMAKSGKVLNAKLILQGAGPEIMLALGVKLGEDILLNVREAGQDQDGRTFFTYHTVGGKLKSLEEAKLKMGDKATTTLELSCRTYNRMDNGITVIDIDVRTQKFVLNGVDILGDARRAVLMP; the protein is encoded by the coding sequence ATGTTTACCAACCGAGTCAGACAGGCCATTGCGGCCACCCTCCAAGGCCTGCCGCTGTCCGCCACCGTGGAGGAGTTCACCCCGCCGAAGATTGAATTCGACATGGAGCCCATGACCGGCGGCCGTTTTATCGGCGAGGAAATGGCCAAGAGCGGCAAGGTGTTGAATGCCAAGCTGATCCTGCAAGGTGCCGGTCCGGAAATCATGCTGGCCCTGGGCGTCAAGTTGGGTGAAGACATCCTGCTGAACGTTCGCGAAGCGGGCCAGGATCAGGATGGTCGGACCTTCTTCACCTACCACACCGTTGGCGGCAAGCTCAAATCCCTGGAGGAGGCGAAGCTGAAAATGGGCGACAAGGCCACCACCACCCTGGAACTGTCCTGCCGCACCTACAACCGCATGGACAACGGTATTACCGTGATCGACATCGACGTGCGCACGCAGAAATTCGTGCTCAACGGCGTGGACATTCTGGGTGACGCCCGCCGTGCGGTGCTGATGCCGTAA
- a CDS encoding phage tail protein, translating to MRQQMVLGSFIFGLSRGFAYKTLQRQSDGGWVNLDIIASKPQSRQGGQKLQSLTFTGSAMQALGMQRLDELRALQDARMPLPLVDGIGRNWGLWRINSVVENQTDVIDDGTAMVINWTLVLEEFVNA from the coding sequence ATGCGACAGCAAATGGTGTTGGGCAGCTTCATTTTCGGGCTGTCGCGAGGCTTTGCGTACAAGACGCTGCAGCGCCAGTCGGATGGTGGCTGGGTCAACCTGGACATCATTGCCAGCAAACCCCAGTCGCGCCAGGGCGGGCAAAAACTGCAAAGCCTGACGTTTACCGGCAGTGCGATGCAGGCCTTGGGCATGCAACGTCTGGACGAGTTACGGGCCCTGCAGGATGCACGGATGCCCCTGCCGCTGGTAGATGGTATCGGGCGTAATTGGGGTTTGTGGCGGATCAATTCGGTGGTGGAAAACCAAACGGATGTGATCGATGACGGCACCGCCATGGTGATCAACTGGACGCTGGTGCTGGAGGAGTTCGTCAATGCGTAG
- a CDS encoding TIGR00730 family Rossman fold protein, with protein sequence MPYEPNDLLLRHFQENGTDLTQQVDAQLNLIAPNSPNIPLYRDMIFTVLRMAQDDRSRWNAKITLQAIRELDHAFRVLEQFKGRRKVTVFGSARTPVESPLYALAREVGAVLARSDLMVITGGGGGIMAAAHEGAGLEHSLGFNITLPFEQHANPTIDGTENLLSFHFFFTRKLFFVKEADALVLCPGGFGTLDEALEVLTLIQTGKSPLVPVVLLDVPGGGFWQGALDFVRSQLEANRYILPTDLKLVRMVHSAEEAVEEINQFYANFHSTRWLKRQFVIRMNHPLSDRALAHLQEAFADLRLSEDFHQHAYEGEGYDEPRFNHLTRLVFNFNGRDQGRLRELVDYINLPENWAQAQGKAQQRVTEPA encoded by the coding sequence ATGCCTTACGAACCGAATGACCTCCTGCTCCGTCACTTTCAAGAAAACGGGACCGACCTCACGCAGCAGGTCGACGCGCAACTCAACCTGATTGCCCCCAATAGCCCGAATATTCCTCTTTATCGTGACATGATCTTCACCGTGTTGCGCATGGCGCAGGACGATCGCAGCCGCTGGAACGCCAAGATCACCCTGCAGGCGATCCGCGAACTGGACCATGCCTTCCGAGTCCTGGAGCAATTCAAAGGCCGGCGTAAAGTCACTGTCTTCGGTTCGGCGCGTACCCCCGTAGAAAGCCCGCTGTACGCATTAGCCCGGGAAGTCGGTGCTGTCCTGGCACGCTCAGACCTGATGGTCATTACCGGTGGCGGTGGCGGCATCATGGCAGCGGCCCATGAAGGTGCCGGCCTGGAACATAGCTTGGGGTTCAACATCACCCTGCCCTTCGAACAGCACGCCAACCCGACCATCGATGGCACCGAGAACCTGCTGTCCTTCCACTTCTTCTTTACCCGCAAGCTGTTCTTCGTCAAGGAAGCCGACGCCTTAGTGCTGTGCCCAGGTGGTTTCGGCACCCTGGATGAAGCGCTGGAAGTCCTGACCCTGATCCAGACCGGCAAAAGCCCGCTGGTTCCGGTGGTACTGCTGGATGTACCGGGTGGTGGTTTCTGGCAAGGGGCGCTGGACTTTGTTCGTAGCCAGTTGGAAGCCAACCGCTACATCTTGCCCACCGACCTCAAGCTGGTGCGCATGGTGCACAGCGCCGAGGAAGCGGTAGAGGAAATCAACCAGTTCTACGCCAACTTCCACTCCACCCGCTGGTTGAAGCGCCAATTTGTGATCCGTATGAATCACCCACTGAGTGATCGCGCACTAGCACATCTACAGGAAGCGTTTGCCGACCTGAGGCTCAGTGAGGACTTTCATCAACATGCTTATGAAGGCGAGGGATACGACGAGCCACGCTTCAACCATCTGACGCGGCTGGTGTTCAACTTTAATGGCCGTGATCAGGGCCGCCTGCGGGAGTTGGTGGATTACATCAACTTGCCGGAGAACTGGGCACAAGCTCAAGGGAAAGCGCAGCAGCGGGTGACAGAACCGGCATAA
- the recA gene encoding recombinase RecA: MDDNKKKALAAALGQIERQFGKGAVMRMGDHDRQAIPAISTGSLGLDIALGIGGLPKGRIVEIYGPESSGKTTLTLSVIAQAQKMGATCAFVDAEHALDPEYAGKLGVNVDDLLVSQPDTGEQALEITDMLVRSNAIDVIVIDSVAALVPKAEIEGEMGDMHVGLQARLMSQALRKITGNIKNANCLVIFINQIRMKIGVMFGSPETTTGGNALKFYASVRLDIRRTGAVKEGDEVVGSETRVKVVKNKVAPPFRQAEFQILYGKGIYLNGEMIDLGVLHGFVEKSGAWYAYNGSKIGQGKANSAKFLQDNPDVAATLEKQIRDKLLTPTADVKSTATRETADDMADADI; this comes from the coding sequence ATGGACGACAACAAGAAGAAAGCCTTGGCTGCGGCCCTGGGTCAGATCGAACGTCAATTCGGCAAGGGTGCCGTAATGCGTATGGGCGATCACGACCGTCAGGCGATCCCTGCTATTTCCACTGGCTCTCTGGGGCTGGACATCGCGCTCGGCATTGGCGGCCTGCCAAAAGGCCGTATCGTTGAAATCTACGGTCCAGAATCTTCCGGTAAAACCACCCTGACCCTGTCGGTGATTGCCCAGGCACAAAAGATGGGCGCCACCTGTGCGTTCGTCGATGCCGAGCACGCCCTGGATCCTGAATACGCTGGCAAGCTGGGCGTCAACGTTGACGACCTGCTGGTATCGCAGCCGGACACCGGTGAACAAGCGCTGGAAATCACCGACATGCTGGTGCGTTCCAACGCCATCGACGTGATTGTCATCGACTCCGTGGCGGCCTTGGTACCCAAGGCTGAAATCGAAGGCGAAATGGGTGACATGCACGTTGGCCTGCAAGCCCGTCTGATGTCCCAGGCCCTGCGTAAAATCACCGGTAACATCAAGAACGCCAACTGCTTGGTGATCTTCATCAACCAGATCCGGATGAAGATCGGCGTGATGTTCGGCAGCCCGGAAACCACCACCGGTGGTAACGCGCTGAAGTTCTACGCTTCGGTCCGTCTGGACATCCGCCGTACTGGCGCGGTGAAAGAAGGTGACGAGGTTGTGGGTAGCGAAACCCGCGTTAAAGTCGTGAAGAACAAGGTGGCTCCGCCGTTCCGTCAGGCTGAGTTCCAGATTCTCTACGGCAAGGGTATCTACCTGAACGGCGAGATGATCGACCTGGGCGTGTTGCACGGTTTCGTTGAGAAGTCCGGTGCCTGGTATGCCTACAACGGCAGCAAGATCGGTCAGGGCAAGGCCAACTCGGCCAAGTTCCTGCAGGATAACCCTGATGTGGCTGCGACCCTTGAGAAGCAGATCCGCGACAAGCTGCTGACTCCGACAGCCGACGTCAAATCGACTGCAACCCGAGAAACCGCTGACGATATGGCCGACGCTGACATCTGA
- a CDS encoding CinA family protein — MKEITQLAAELGRRLQVLNAHVTTAESCTGGGIAEAITRIPGSSAWFEAGYVTYSNRQKTRQLNVPEVLFPKVGAVSREVVEAMVKGAQEKSLARFAVAVSGVAGPDGGSPDKPVGTVWLAWGVGDEVTAERQQFPGNRDEVRRQTVKAALEGLLRRAALEIEKQG; from the coding sequence GTGAAGGAAATTACCCAACTCGCCGCTGAACTTGGCCGCCGCTTGCAGGTGCTCAATGCCCATGTCACCACTGCCGAGTCGTGTACCGGTGGTGGTATCGCTGAAGCAATCACCCGTATTCCCGGGAGTTCGGCCTGGTTCGAGGCGGGGTATGTCACGTATTCCAACCGGCAGAAGACCCGGCAGTTGAATGTGCCGGAAGTGTTGTTTCCCAAAGTCGGCGCTGTCAGCCGGGAGGTGGTCGAGGCCATGGTGAAGGGTGCTCAGGAGAAAAGCCTGGCGCGGTTTGCCGTGGCGGTCAGCGGTGTGGCCGGCCCTGACGGTGGCTCGCCGGACAAGCCGGTGGGCACGGTGTGGCTGGCCTGGGGTGTGGGTGATGAGGTTACGGCGGAACGCCAGCAGTTCCCCGGTAATCGAGACGAGGTCCGCCGACAAACGGTAAAGGCCGCGTTAGAGGGGCTATTGCGACGAGCTGCACTCGAAATAGAAAAACAGGGGTAG
- a CDS encoding glycoside hydrolase family 19 protein, translating to MSITEQQLLLILPNAGRIAGVFAPALSAAMGEYQIITRLRSAAFIAQIGHESSQLTRLVENLNYSANGLANTWPNRYAEPNGKGGYVKTVMNNTVRNKPNALAMGLAGKAELIACDVYAGRMGNTAPGDGWKYRGRGLIQVTGKHNYRLCGDALGLDLVSHPELLGQPWHAVMSAAWFWSVNRLNALADVSDIQNIGSIINTGSKGRTPNGAAARRVLYQQALNVLT from the coding sequence ATGTCCATCACCGAGCAGCAGTTGCTGCTCATCCTTCCGAACGCCGGCCGAATCGCCGGCGTTTTTGCTCCAGCCCTTAGCGCGGCAATGGGCGAGTATCAGATTATTACCAGGCTACGCAGTGCGGCTTTCATCGCTCAGATCGGTCATGAGTCGAGCCAACTGACTCGTCTGGTGGAAAATCTGAACTACAGCGCCAACGGTTTGGCCAATACCTGGCCAAACCGTTACGCCGAGCCGAACGGTAAGGGCGGCTACGTCAAAACGGTGATGAACAATACGGTGCGTAACAAACCGAACGCCTTGGCCATGGGCCTTGCCGGAAAAGCCGAGTTGATTGCCTGCGACGTATATGCCGGTCGCATGGGCAATACCGCCCCTGGCGACGGTTGGAAATATCGCGGTCGTGGGCTGATTCAGGTCACGGGAAAGCACAACTATCGTCTGTGTGGAGATGCCTTGGGGTTGGATCTGGTCAGTCATCCTGAGTTGTTGGGGCAGCCATGGCACGCCGTCATGTCGGCGGCATGGTTCTGGTCGGTCAACCGGCTCAACGCCTTGGCTGACGTGAGTGATATCCAGAATATCGGCAGCATTATCAATACCGGTAGTAAAGGCAGAACGCCGAACGGCGCGGCGGCTCGCCGGGTGCTGTATCAGCAGGCGTTGAATGTGCTGACATAA